The following proteins are co-located in the Pectinophora gossypiella chromosome 23, ilPecGoss1.1, whole genome shotgun sequence genome:
- the LOC126377615 gene encoding growth arrest and DNA damage-inducible protein GADD45 alpha produces MYNETVPLKSETFSGVAAKSPVSQCIKTVLRRACVEKRLTIGLLPAIQYLSNNCNGALFCLTAEAPPGDSATHMHEVLLQAFCVENDIYVIKVDSQEKMRRLLGCRSQSVDFSCVLVHFPYTDPFTDSQEIDLSVLTEAERDLVDHCENTWGYSQMPVIKLPEK; encoded by the exons ATGTACAACGAAACTGTTCCCCTCAAAAGTGAGACCTTCAGCGGCGTGGCTGCTAAAAG TCCTGTCAGCCAATGCATCAAAACGGTGTTAAGGCGAGCCTGTGTGGAGAAGAGGTTGACTATTGGCCTTCTTCCCGCCATACAGTACCTGTCAAACAACTGCAATGGAGCCCTGTTCTGCTTGACGGCAGAAGCGCCCCCTGGAGACAGCGCAACACATATGCACGAAGTCCTGCTCCAGGCGTTCTGCGTCGAAAACGACATTTACGTCATCAAGGTGGATTCTCAAGAGAAAATGCGGAGACTACTCGGTTGCAGAAGCCAATCGGTCGACTTTAGCTGCGTGTTGGTCCACTTCCCGTACACAGACCCTTTTACGGACAGCCAAGAAATTGACCTGTCAGTATTAACTGAAGCCGAAAGAGACTTGGTCGACCACTGCGAAAATACTTGGGGATACTCCCAGATGCCAGTTATCAAGCTACCAGAGAAGTGA